Proteins encoded in a region of the Takifugu flavidus isolate HTHZ2018 chromosome 10, ASM371156v2, whole genome shotgun sequence genome:
- the LOC130532772 gene encoding glucocorticoid modulatory element-binding protein 1-like isoform X2 codes for MAGAEVIVSSGDLMTVKAEEGESSGDNHKAQVILHLQPVLQGLTDDTVEAGTTVLAIETHREDSKAEGEEIEYGYPITCGDSRAVLLFKKFVCPGINVRCVKFNDQLISPKQFVHLAGKATLKDWKRAIRLGGVMLRKMMDSGQIDFYQHDTVCSNTCRSTKFDVLIGNARIPTGAPVQPSPSCLVLDPLGGHMPPLTGEVAHEVQTSLEDKFSSAAEWSAGPATNPTTTNGHATKRKRPDVPDGLLSLWKSVAASGLMGDVLSSLQTELLAMFKGVENRTEKANLQEADAVLLHSLCKMFGLLDSVKQAVELKRSHNEDGQNRSQSHDYVLDEILEDQRTKSRDKSSSCKVKSLKHLRAQCHRSPPCAVKPVSVVQHLSIAGGSPYARLNINPQLFTSCSASNGQRHHARGSRRNKGQHDGVLERELGQMVDQEKITRPKQEALGSLREPADRTVEEPHYRVTEAERVVLGRKKHKSK; via the exons ATGGCGGGTGCTGAGGTCATCGTGTCTTCGGGGGATCTGATGACAGtgaaggcagaggagggggagtcCAGTGGCGACAACCATAAGGCTCAAGTCATCCTGCACCTGCAGCCCGTCCTGCAAGG GTTGACAGATGACACTGTTGAGGCTGGAACGACCGTCTTGGCCATAGAGACGCACCGTG AGGACAGTAAAGCAGAAGGAGAGGAGATCGAATACGGCTACCCCATCACCTGTGGAGACAGCAGAGCAGTGCTGCTGTTTAAGAAGTTTGTGTGTCCTGGAATTAATGTCAGATGCGTCAAG TTTAATGACCAGCTGATCAGTCCAAAGCAGTTTGTGCACCTGGCAGGAAAAGCCACGCTGAAAGACTGGAAGAGGGCCATTCGACTGGGAGGAGTGATGCTCAG GAAAATGATGGACTCTGGCCAGATAGACTTCTACCAGCACGACACCGTGTGCAGCAACACCTGCCGCAGCACAAAATTCGACGTGCTGATCGGCAACGCTCGGATTCCTACAGGAGCCCCAGTGCAGCCGAGCCCATCCTGTTTGGTTTTGGACCCTCTCGGAGGACACATGCCCCCCCTGACAG GAGAGGTTGCACACGAAGTCCAAACATCTTTGGAGGACAAGTTCAGCTCGGCAGCAGAATGGAGCGCCGGTCCAGCCACTAATCCCACCACTACCAACGGCCACGCCACAAAAAGAAAGAGACCCGACGTTCCAG ATGGACTCTTGAGCCTGTGGAAGAGCGTAGCAGCTTCGGGGCTGATGGGGGACGTCCTGTCCAGCCTCCAGACTGAATTATTAGCCATGTTTAAAGGCGTGGAGAATCGCACTGAGAAAGCTAATCTGCAGGAAGCAG ACGCTGTATTACTTCATTCCTTGTGCAAGATGTTTGGGCTCCTGGACTCGGTGAAGCAGGCCGTGGAGCTGAAGCGCAGCCACAACGAAGACGGACAAAACAGAAGCCAGAGCCACGATTACG TGCTGGATGAGATTTTGGAGGACCAGAGGACAAAGAGCCGTGACAAAAGTTCCTCCTGCAAAGTGAAGTCCCTCAAACACCTCCGAGCTCAGTGCCATCGCAGCCCCCCCTGTGCTGTCAAACCCGTCTCTGTGGTCCAACACCTCTCCATCGCCGGGGGGTCACCTTACGCCCGGCTCAACATCAACCCTCAGCTTTTTACCAGTTGCTCTGCCTCCAACGGCCAGAGACACCACGccagagggagcaggaggaacaaGGGGCAGCACGACGGCGTTTTAGAGAGGGAGCTGGGCCAGATGGTGGATCAGGAGAAGATAACCAGGCCCAAGCAGGAGGCCCTGGGGAGCCTCAGAGAGCCTGCAGACAGGACAGTTGAGGAGCCTCACTACAGAGTCACAGAGGCCGAAAGGGTCGTTCTGGGGAGAAAGAAGCATAAAAGTAAGTGA
- the LOC130532772 gene encoding glucocorticoid modulatory element-binding protein 1-like isoform X1, which yields MRIRSARRRAVAVRDVRAAAPRDVSLTLCRGEMAGAEVIVSSGDLMTVKAEEGESSGDNHKAQVILHLQPVLQGLTDDTVEAGTTVLAIETHREDSKAEGEEIEYGYPITCGDSRAVLLFKKFVCPGINVRCVKFNDQLISPKQFVHLAGKATLKDWKRAIRLGGVMLRKMMDSGQIDFYQHDTVCSNTCRSTKFDVLIGNARIPTGAPVQPSPSCLVLDPLGGHMPPLTGEVAHEVQTSLEDKFSSAAEWSAGPATNPTTTNGHATKRKRPDVPDGLLSLWKSVAASGLMGDVLSSLQTELLAMFKGVENRTEKANLQEADAVLLHSLCKMFGLLDSVKQAVELKRSHNEDGQNRSQSHDYVLDEILEDQRTKSRDKSSSCKVKSLKHLRAQCHRSPPCAVKPVSVVQHLSIAGGSPYARLNINPQLFTSCSASNGQRHHARGSRRNKGQHDGVLERELGQMVDQEKITRPKQEALGSLREPADRTVEEPHYRVTEAERVVLGRKKHKSK from the exons ATGCGGATCCGGAGTGCGCGCCGGCGCGCCGTTGCTGTTCGGGATGTGCGTGCCGCCGCACCGAGAGACGTCAGCTTGA CTCTGTGCAGAGGGGAGATGGCGGGTGCTGAGGTCATCGTGTCTTCGGGGGATCTGATGACAGtgaaggcagaggagggggagtcCAGTGGCGACAACCATAAGGCTCAAGTCATCCTGCACCTGCAGCCCGTCCTGCAAGG GTTGACAGATGACACTGTTGAGGCTGGAACGACCGTCTTGGCCATAGAGACGCACCGTG AGGACAGTAAAGCAGAAGGAGAGGAGATCGAATACGGCTACCCCATCACCTGTGGAGACAGCAGAGCAGTGCTGCTGTTTAAGAAGTTTGTGTGTCCTGGAATTAATGTCAGATGCGTCAAG TTTAATGACCAGCTGATCAGTCCAAAGCAGTTTGTGCACCTGGCAGGAAAAGCCACGCTGAAAGACTGGAAGAGGGCCATTCGACTGGGAGGAGTGATGCTCAG GAAAATGATGGACTCTGGCCAGATAGACTTCTACCAGCACGACACCGTGTGCAGCAACACCTGCCGCAGCACAAAATTCGACGTGCTGATCGGCAACGCTCGGATTCCTACAGGAGCCCCAGTGCAGCCGAGCCCATCCTGTTTGGTTTTGGACCCTCTCGGAGGACACATGCCCCCCCTGACAG GAGAGGTTGCACACGAAGTCCAAACATCTTTGGAGGACAAGTTCAGCTCGGCAGCAGAATGGAGCGCCGGTCCAGCCACTAATCCCACCACTACCAACGGCCACGCCACAAAAAGAAAGAGACCCGACGTTCCAG ATGGACTCTTGAGCCTGTGGAAGAGCGTAGCAGCTTCGGGGCTGATGGGGGACGTCCTGTCCAGCCTCCAGACTGAATTATTAGCCATGTTTAAAGGCGTGGAGAATCGCACTGAGAAAGCTAATCTGCAGGAAGCAG ACGCTGTATTACTTCATTCCTTGTGCAAGATGTTTGGGCTCCTGGACTCGGTGAAGCAGGCCGTGGAGCTGAAGCGCAGCCACAACGAAGACGGACAAAACAGAAGCCAGAGCCACGATTACG TGCTGGATGAGATTTTGGAGGACCAGAGGACAAAGAGCCGTGACAAAAGTTCCTCCTGCAAAGTGAAGTCCCTCAAACACCTCCGAGCTCAGTGCCATCGCAGCCCCCCCTGTGCTGTCAAACCCGTCTCTGTGGTCCAACACCTCTCCATCGCCGGGGGGTCACCTTACGCCCGGCTCAACATCAACCCTCAGCTTTTTACCAGTTGCTCTGCCTCCAACGGCCAGAGACACCACGccagagggagcaggaggaacaaGGGGCAGCACGACGGCGTTTTAGAGAGGGAGCTGGGCCAGATGGTGGATCAGGAGAAGATAACCAGGCCCAAGCAGGAGGCCCTGGGGAGCCTCAGAGAGCCTGCAGACAGGACAGTTGAGGAGCCTCACTACAGAGTCACAGAGGCCGAAAGGGTCGTTCTGGGGAGAAAGAAGCATAAAAGTAAGTGA